The Sorangiineae bacterium MSr11367 genome window below encodes:
- a CDS encoding condensation domain-containing protein encodes MNESVSSRKLCRSEAMLWKFDQAASINGTVTAKIKGHLTDAALRTGLVALQARHPYLRTHIDVDERGAPWFRFDKAGPLPLRVVTIAEPEWVAELEREANDKFRWSDGPLARCVLLRHGPEDATIFLTMHHAICDGQSILFAMRDLLESTARAARGEAPELSVLEDVRAVEDRLPAKLFSRKGAGFLYDFVSDEIRLRMKYGAPFRMPRDEEVPLDARHFKCRPTVLDEERTAKLLARARAEGTTIHGALCAATILAILRDAGVSRPVQVFLGSAVSVRNDLVPAVGDDVGYYASSQPYRAPVDPDASFWDLARSVRGQMIRGRSRGDAIMMLDFGSGMYRLMGGDGATPLELAHKWNKLLTGLGVSNMGRQDFTTDFSPFSLDGLYLSAALSAFTDFVTSAMTFRDRLVITFLWAEPVIRRQRAIQLGDSVHAHLEQAIM; translated from the coding sequence ATGAACGAATCCGTTTCCTCGCGCAAACTTTGTCGCAGCGAGGCGATGCTCTGGAAGTTCGACCAGGCCGCCTCCATCAACGGCACCGTCACCGCCAAAATCAAAGGCCACCTGACGGATGCTGCCCTTCGGACGGGCCTGGTGGCGCTCCAAGCTCGCCACCCGTACCTTCGAACGCACATCGACGTGGACGAGCGAGGCGCGCCTTGGTTCCGTTTCGACAAGGCCGGACCGCTGCCTCTGCGCGTCGTCACCATCGCCGAGCCGGAATGGGTCGCGGAGCTCGAACGCGAGGCCAATGACAAATTCCGATGGAGCGACGGCCCCCTCGCACGATGCGTGCTCCTGCGCCACGGGCCCGAAGACGCCACCATCTTTCTGACCATGCACCATGCGATTTGCGACGGTCAGAGCATCCTCTTCGCCATGCGCGATCTGCTGGAGAGCACGGCGCGAGCTGCGCGCGGCGAAGCGCCGGAGCTCTCCGTGCTCGAGGATGTTCGCGCGGTCGAAGATCGCTTGCCGGCCAAGCTATTTAGCCGCAAGGGCGCTGGCTTTCTGTACGACTTCGTCTCGGACGAGATCCGTCTTCGGATGAAGTACGGCGCACCGTTCCGGATGCCGCGGGACGAGGAGGTTCCGCTCGATGCGCGCCATTTCAAGTGCCGGCCCACCGTCCTCGACGAGGAGCGCACGGCGAAGCTTTTGGCGCGCGCGCGTGCCGAAGGCACCACGATCCATGGCGCACTCTGCGCGGCCACCATCCTGGCCATCCTCCGCGACGCGGGGGTGTCCCGCCCCGTACAGGTGTTCCTCGGCAGTGCGGTGAGCGTGCGCAACGACCTCGTCCCCGCCGTGGGCGACGACGTGGGCTACTACGCGTCGTCGCAGCCCTATCGGGCCCCCGTCGATCCCGATGCCTCGTTCTGGGACCTGGCGCGCTCCGTTCGCGGACAGATGATCCGCGGCCGCTCCCGCGGCGATGCCATCATGATGCTCGATTTCGGCTCCGGCATGTACCGTCTCATGGGAGGCGACGGAGCCACACCCCTGGAACTTGCGCACAAATGGAACAAGCTGCTCACGGGGCTCGGGGTCAGCAACATGGGGCGGCAGGATTTCACCACGGACTTTTCCCCGTTCTCGCTGGATGGCCTCTATCTCTCGGCGGCGCTATCGGCCTTTACCGACTTCGTGACGTCGGCCATGACGTTCCGCGATCGACTGGTCATCACCTTTCTCTGGGCGGAGCCCGTCATCCGGCGGCAACGCGCCATTCAGCTCGGAGATTCCGTGCACGCGCACTTGGAGCAGGCGATCATGTGA
- a CDS encoding AraC family transcriptional regulator — protein sequence MRKENSSPQQEMQSLFIPMLLAYVRAVGGDADAIERKLGIPREPPPGELFPASISLMRDVCDAVEQVLDEPYLGIRMARSYKRGSYGVLEFAARSAPTLGAAVQRLARYQSLVNNIMPFRIESGPDEFVIGHYIPGGRPGLGRHPQEFTLGLLLTLMRELACRPVSPTRVLFMHEPRSDASQLVHFFGTRDIEFDRDFNALIFPADVPNFTIPSADGDLLALLDRFAQRELPPTNVADDFVSEVRRYLREVIRDGSPVLESVATHFHMSPRTFQRRLDELGTKFQLEVDDVRRKLALQYLRDPRVTINEAAFLVGYSDVRPFLRAFRRWTGVAPGKYRESNAAHPEEERRRNTQIT from the coding sequence ATGAGGAAGGAAAATTCTAGTCCGCAGCAGGAGATGCAGTCGCTCTTCATTCCCATGCTGCTCGCCTATGTGCGGGCGGTCGGAGGGGACGCGGACGCGATCGAACGAAAACTGGGGATCCCGCGCGAGCCTCCCCCGGGCGAGCTCTTCCCCGCGTCCATCTCCTTGATGCGCGACGTGTGCGACGCCGTCGAGCAGGTGCTCGACGAGCCGTATTTGGGCATTCGCATGGCGCGCAGCTACAAGCGTGGTTCGTACGGCGTGCTGGAATTTGCGGCACGCAGCGCGCCGACCCTCGGTGCGGCCGTGCAGAGGCTGGCCAGGTATCAATCCTTGGTCAACAACATCATGCCTTTTCGCATCGAGTCGGGCCCCGACGAGTTCGTCATCGGCCACTACATTCCGGGAGGCCGGCCTGGTTTGGGACGCCACCCCCAAGAGTTCACCCTCGGTCTCCTGTTGACGCTCATGCGTGAGCTGGCGTGCCGCCCGGTCTCTCCGACGCGGGTGCTCTTCATGCACGAGCCGCGCTCCGATGCCTCGCAGTTGGTGCACTTCTTCGGCACCCGCGACATCGAGTTCGATCGGGACTTCAACGCGCTCATTTTTCCTGCGGACGTGCCGAATTTCACCATTCCCAGTGCGGATGGCGACCTTCTCGCGCTGCTCGACCGATTCGCGCAGCGCGAGCTGCCACCGACGAACGTGGCGGACGATTTCGTATCGGAGGTCCGGCGATACCTGCGGGAGGTGATCCGAGATGGCTCGCCGGTGCTCGAATCCGTCGCCACTCATTTCCACATGAGCCCTCGGACGTTCCAGCGACGATTGGACGAATTGGGGACGAAGTTCCAATTGGAGGTCGACGACGTGCGGCGCAAGCTTGCGCTGCAATATCTGCGAGATCCGCGTGTGACCATCAACGAAGCGGCATTCTTGGTTGGATATTCGGACGTGCGCCCGTTCCTGCGCGCATTTCGGCGCTGGACGGGCGTCGCCCCAGGAAAATACCGCGAATCGAACGCCGCTCATCCCGAGGAAGAGCGGAGGCGGAATACGCAAATCACATGA
- a CDS encoding glutathione S-transferase family protein — MNHPELWQIRFSMYPEKARWALDYKQVPHVRHSLLPGPHVLTLMPRFGQKSMPILRHDGRVLKNSATVLDYVERTWPDPPLYPADAQQRARALEIQKWFDDEIGPALRRAAFFEWLPHTEYAARVLAGGLPAWQQKVYVSAFPCIRAVMRMDMQIGAAGAETGRERTKEALDFVVRHAAETGYLIGDRFSIADLTAATVLQATCLPLEYPASAPEPRPAGWQRWLERWRDHPGLDYVRRIYRDHRGQSCAVSE; from the coding sequence GTGAACCATCCGGAGCTCTGGCAAATCCGCTTCTCCATGTATCCTGAAAAGGCGCGCTGGGCACTGGACTACAAGCAGGTGCCGCATGTCCGGCATTCGTTGTTGCCCGGGCCGCACGTGCTGACGCTGATGCCACGCTTCGGCCAGAAGTCGATGCCCATCCTGCGGCACGACGGTCGCGTGCTGAAAAACTCGGCGACGGTTCTGGACTACGTCGAGCGAACCTGGCCCGATCCACCGCTGTACCCTGCAGACGCGCAGCAGCGTGCGCGGGCGCTGGAAATTCAGAAATGGTTCGACGACGAGATCGGCCCGGCGCTGCGCCGTGCGGCCTTTTTCGAGTGGCTGCCGCATACCGAGTACGCCGCACGCGTCTTGGCTGGCGGCCTGCCGGCGTGGCAGCAGAAGGTGTACGTGAGTGCTTTTCCGTGCATCCGTGCCGTGATGCGCATGGATATGCAAATCGGCGCCGCCGGTGCCGAGACCGGCCGCGAGCGGACCAAGGAAGCGCTCGACTTCGTCGTGCGCCACGCCGCGGAAACCGGCTACCTGATCGGCGACCGCTTCAGCATCGCCGACCTGACCGCCGCGACGGTGCTTCAGGCGACTTGCCTGCCGCTCGAGTACCCGGCGTCGGCACCGGAGCCGCGGCCCGCCGGTTGGCAGCGCTGGTTGGAACGCTGGCGGGATCATCCCGGCCTCGATTACGTGCGGCGCATCTATCGCGATCACCGCGGCCAGAGCTGCGCGGTTTCGGAGTGA
- a CDS encoding L-histidine N(alpha)-methyltransferase gives MKTISHSSHGRTYYFTGANADLWQIATEHSAIFAERDFDTLAQAFGSSDDNERVDASKLLITKLWKAHPELGPYPFLDCLSKFEFNRQFHSNYRDHVCHQLKVYLLGLGILSCSHRLRGETGKLVGDHNLGLVWLVTAVFHDVGYVVESEHSQPDSRSWKLVREEYERAMRNPLTALLQEHDLSDATEQQIQKAYSIRTPTLDGMGDLEQDALFQAFKEEGVKANLGQFIAGDRTPVQKYFAYAQKTASKRPPFKDHGVASALLLTKTWRDFDEYLEQLVMPRSLSQSQQNAPKVAAALSRIRPSVENVLAKRRQLETHIMRAAGAMSLHNITPAQWNREDSSNQGLTFDIYRIRIGKDGSNTGNPLAFMLAFVDTLQDWDRPTFSETPNEGALHSHDISVSPDKAAGKVLVYVKKDAEEFSAPPKSKHARYSRVVRCLKEFLDEGDVDSLLAWTPDTAAIPKAAPSAPIVPPLDSRRDLDLGGGMKMPPKDPWHWVALLRSEASRHGDLMATLQRGKGDSRPRYIDSGFAYWGTAPTNRWWEACRSPYYLVMKKGIATFEDRWEELLDTFEESLPGIYVSYGVGTGEKDAVVLATLKAAGGQPFYVPIDMSLDMLVEGAKIASKGPSRTNRIIPVLMDFSAPLELETVKEIRRKSLGDGPILFSLLGNTLANFADDISLLKTLAEVMVKGDLMLLEVAATNRVDDTTAAMASAEYRSIHPFELFVSSALTLHANLPVGTIEYTGEVCGNGEVLQIDINSVSDSKRRGRFINDSVIQVEPNERIRLYRSRKYSLTAIRGLVQEAGLSEVTSNLQLNERSSPFGLYLGLYRK, from the coding sequence ATGAAGACGATTTCACATAGCTCGCACGGCCGCACGTATTACTTCACCGGCGCGAATGCGGACCTTTGGCAGATTGCCACGGAGCACAGCGCCATTTTCGCCGAAAGGGACTTCGATACACTTGCCCAAGCTTTTGGCTCGTCGGACGACAACGAGCGCGTAGATGCCTCCAAGCTGCTCATCACCAAGCTGTGGAAGGCCCACCCGGAACTGGGGCCATATCCATTCTTGGATTGCCTGAGCAAATTCGAATTCAATCGTCAGTTTCACAGCAATTATCGCGATCACGTTTGCCACCAGCTCAAGGTCTATTTGCTGGGACTGGGAATCTTGTCGTGTTCGCACCGCTTGCGCGGCGAAACGGGGAAGTTGGTCGGGGATCACAACCTCGGACTCGTCTGGCTGGTGACCGCCGTGTTCCATGACGTCGGGTACGTGGTCGAGAGTGAGCATTCCCAGCCGGATTCTCGAAGTTGGAAGCTGGTTCGAGAGGAATACGAGCGCGCGATGCGCAATCCGCTCACGGCACTCCTCCAGGAACACGACCTCTCCGACGCGACGGAACAGCAGATTCAGAAGGCGTATTCGATTCGAACCCCGACGCTGGACGGAATGGGAGACTTGGAACAGGACGCGCTGTTCCAGGCTTTCAAAGAGGAAGGGGTGAAAGCCAACCTGGGACAATTCATAGCTGGCGATAGGACACCCGTCCAAAAATACTTTGCATATGCGCAAAAGACCGCGAGCAAGCGGCCCCCGTTCAAAGACCATGGGGTCGCCAGTGCGCTGCTTCTAACCAAGACGTGGCGCGATTTCGACGAGTACCTCGAGCAGCTCGTCATGCCGCGATCGCTGTCCCAGTCGCAACAAAACGCCCCGAAGGTTGCCGCGGCCCTCAGTCGGATCCGCCCTTCGGTCGAGAACGTGCTGGCAAAGCGGCGCCAACTCGAGACGCATATCATGCGCGCAGCCGGAGCCATGTCGCTGCACAATATTACTCCAGCGCAGTGGAACCGTGAAGACTCCTCGAACCAAGGTCTGACATTCGATATTTATCGGATCCGTATCGGCAAGGACGGCTCGAACACGGGCAATCCATTGGCATTCATGCTTGCATTCGTCGATACGTTGCAGGACTGGGACCGTCCGACGTTCTCGGAGACGCCCAACGAGGGAGCCCTTCACTCGCACGACATCTCGGTGAGTCCGGACAAGGCCGCCGGTAAGGTCCTGGTATACGTCAAAAAGGACGCCGAAGAGTTCAGCGCCCCACCCAAGTCGAAGCATGCGCGGTACTCTCGCGTCGTGCGCTGCTTGAAGGAGTTTCTCGACGAAGGCGACGTCGACTCCCTCCTCGCGTGGACGCCCGATACCGCCGCCATTCCCAAGGCAGCGCCTTCGGCGCCCATCGTTCCGCCTCTGGACTCGCGCCGGGATCTCGATCTCGGTGGCGGCATGAAAATGCCGCCCAAGGATCCTTGGCACTGGGTCGCTCTGCTCCGAAGCGAGGCGTCGCGGCACGGCGACCTCATGGCGACACTCCAACGCGGCAAAGGCGACTCCAGGCCCCGCTACATCGATTCTGGATTTGCGTACTGGGGAACCGCACCGACCAATCGATGGTGGGAGGCCTGCCGGAGTCCGTACTATTTGGTGATGAAGAAGGGGATCGCCACGTTCGAGGACCGATGGGAGGAGCTCCTCGATACATTCGAGGAGAGCTTACCTGGCATTTACGTGAGTTACGGCGTGGGAACGGGAGAGAAAGATGCCGTTGTCCTTGCCACGCTGAAAGCCGCCGGGGGTCAGCCGTTCTACGTTCCCATCGACATGAGCTTGGACATGCTCGTGGAGGGCGCGAAGATCGCATCGAAGGGCCCGAGCCGGACGAACCGAATCATTCCGGTGCTGATGGACTTCTCCGCACCTCTCGAGCTCGAGACCGTGAAAGAAATTCGAAGAAAGTCACTTGGGGACGGGCCGATCTTGTTCTCGTTGCTCGGAAATACCCTGGCCAACTTTGCAGACGATATCAGCCTGCTGAAGACCCTGGCGGAGGTCATGGTGAAAGGAGACTTGATGCTGCTCGAGGTGGCCGCGACGAATCGAGTCGACGACACGACGGCGGCCATGGCGTCGGCCGAGTATCGGAGCATTCACCCGTTCGAGCTGTTCGTCTCGAGCGCCCTCACGCTGCATGCGAATTTGCCGGTGGGCACCATTGAATACACGGGGGAGGTCTGCGGCAATGGGGAGGTGCTGCAGATCGATATCAACTCCGTGAGCGACAGCAAACGCAGGGGGCGCTTCATCAATGATTCCGTGATTCAGGTGGAACCCAACGAGAGGATCCGTCTGTATCGCAGTCGAAAATATTCGCTCACGGCCATCCGAGGGCTCGTGCAAGAAGCAGGGCTGAGCGAGGTCACGAGCAACTTGCAATTGAACGAACGAAGTTCTCCGTTCGGACTCTACTTGGGATTGTATAGAAAATGA
- the thiD gene encoding bifunctional hydroxymethylpyrimidine kinase/phosphomethylpyrimidine kinase produces MTTIPRSALTIAGSDSGGAAGLQADLRTFLTCGVHGLVAVTAVTVQNTLGVHDRTDIPPHIVAGQIAAVAADMGVDAAKTGMLASAPIIRAVADACDKADIGRDLRVPFVVDPVAASMHGHPLFDDLGLTALRELLPRATVLTPNLDEVRLLTGLTVTSREQMREAASLLQQLGPKYVLVKGGHLRSDPECMDLLFDGTTFVELPGPRFETPHTHGAGDTLASAMTAGLARGMSVVEATRFAKAFVTKAVENAYAMGAKVGPVSAFWRLAPEPG; encoded by the coding sequence ATGACCACGATTCCTCGTAGTGCGCTCACCATTGCCGGCTCCGACTCGGGCGGTGCTGCAGGTTTGCAGGCCGATCTGCGGACGTTCCTGACCTGTGGCGTGCATGGCCTGGTCGCGGTCACGGCCGTCACCGTCCAGAACACGTTGGGCGTGCACGATCGCACCGACATCCCGCCACACATCGTCGCCGGACAGATCGCGGCCGTGGCGGCGGACATGGGGGTCGATGCCGCCAAGACGGGAATGCTCGCATCGGCCCCGATCATCCGCGCGGTGGCCGACGCCTGCGACAAGGCAGACATCGGGCGCGATCTTCGTGTGCCGTTCGTGGTCGACCCGGTGGCTGCGTCGATGCATGGTCATCCGCTCTTCGACGACCTTGGGCTAACGGCGCTGCGCGAGCTGCTGCCGCGTGCGACCGTGCTCACTCCGAACCTCGACGAGGTGCGCCTGCTCACCGGCCTGACGGTCACGTCGCGCGAGCAGATGCGCGAGGCAGCGAGCCTGCTGCAGCAGCTCGGCCCGAAGTATGTCTTGGTCAAGGGCGGGCACCTGAGATCCGATCCGGAGTGCATGGACTTGCTGTTCGACGGCACGACGTTCGTCGAGCTCCCCGGGCCGCGGTTCGAAACGCCGCACACGCACGGCGCCGGCGACACCTTGGCGTCGGCAATGACCGCGGGCCTCGCGCGCGGCATGTCCGTGGTCGAAGCGACCCGGTTTGCCAAGGCGTTCGTCACGAAGGCGGTGGAAAACGCCTACGCGATGGGCGCAAAGGTGGGCCCCGTTTCGGCGTTCTGGCGCCTTGCGCCCGAGCCGGGGTAA
- a CDS encoding protein kinase: MAAKKNIEDPEETRSGEQRSHVPGALAATRTATNSWRVVVNERESTLPSAGGAPRVEWAPGWRLGGADGRRFELMEQLGGGGMSVVFLARDTVLDRTVAIKFLTSATLGMSEARDRVLLEAQACARLNHENIVRLFDIGVDNDGMPFLVMEHLEGRSLDAVVQDEGVDAQRAVRIMIDVAKGLSQAQRAGIVHRDLKPSNVFVTKTGTVKILDFGVATILARTQAIQGSSGTPLYMSPEQWKGEVQDARADIWAAGVMLYHLLSGVFPFPGGSAGSLRDAVISPDPAPSLRHARPDLPEEAEEIAQRALKKNLAERYGTAEELLDALVALEVALTHSIRTRGAANERSPQSKPERRQTTVLSCSLHDVPLLSEEVRFEDIGELFDDFAEICATVVTELEGTVLSAFSPRVVACFGYPIAHEDNAQRALRAASLIVDAIRHRTQEGGSAPAARIGISTSFSRTRRTEGRSASPILHGDAPLVAQWLEQRAGQNEILIEHVTHLLVRGTFHLEPLGESVPDGATRAVHTYRVLGPKDTSSRFDPAAGGTPTTLVGRERELEELRGLWESTKAGKSQFALLVGEAGIGKSRLIEEYLAGMAGDVRMILRCQCWPYFQNSAFQPIVECLVRWLGVRDEAPASEKLGLLETPFAAVDLSLTDHLPPLAALLGIPTGDYYAPPASSPVLLKQQILDAVVALLGHLAKRQALILVVEDAHWSDGSTLELLDRLLADMVATRLLVLVSARPEFRSPWSQRSHMKRLTLQRLSPNQCAAMISFASQGRHFPAPIVEQLVHRTDGVPLFIEELTHKVADTMQDAERHGRVFEVDSFASNRIPATLDALLSARLDALPQEGQDVAHLIAVLGRDATYDLIAKTSELGEVALRAGLMQLVEAGLLHQQGRGSEVRYAFKHALVKDAVYQSLLKNKRAHLHRRAANAMIEHFPGVARQQPELVAEHCKEAGLHEEAVTYFEKAAQRADQRAAIEDAAAHFERANAELRMLPESPARERREIAMQLARATGLMARGAIALGAFDPELVARAERSDDPILMVHAHNAIGFAALMAGDLILGRKHATAALTLYDAREHEMLEQRHSGMVPSVFSGIQLVWACGVLADGDRAVEYGRNAVQCARRNRHPYSEAVAMVHLACWHNYRGEFDEGRRLADETALISKEDGFALPLAMAKVVRGWSRRSTGDLAGSREVAEGVADRFKVSSRLAILFAVLACIQLEDAEYDDASKTIDHAMVLVETRSELLFEAELLRIRGEILLGSGGDPERALAYFDRGLEVARRQQAKAWELRLACSYARLLAKLGRPDDARAALAPVVAQFTEGPDTLDLHRARALLCEI; this comes from the coding sequence ATGGCAGCCAAGAAGAACATCGAGGACCCTGAGGAGACCCGGAGCGGGGAGCAACGAAGCCACGTTCCCGGGGCTCTGGCCGCGACGCGCACCGCGACGAACAGCTGGCGCGTCGTCGTGAACGAGCGCGAGAGTACCCTCCCGTCGGCGGGGGGAGCACCTCGGGTGGAATGGGCGCCGGGGTGGAGACTCGGCGGCGCCGATGGCCGGCGGTTCGAGCTGATGGAGCAATTGGGCGGCGGCGGAATGTCGGTCGTCTTTCTTGCGCGCGATACGGTTCTCGACCGGACGGTGGCCATCAAATTTCTTACGAGCGCGACACTTGGCATGAGCGAGGCGCGCGATCGCGTTCTGCTGGAGGCGCAAGCCTGCGCGCGACTCAATCACGAGAATATCGTCCGGTTGTTCGATATCGGCGTCGACAACGACGGAATGCCATTTCTGGTCATGGAGCACTTGGAGGGCCGGTCGCTCGACGCTGTCGTGCAGGACGAGGGGGTGGACGCACAGCGCGCCGTCCGCATCATGATCGACGTGGCGAAAGGGCTTTCGCAAGCCCAGCGCGCGGGCATCGTGCACCGCGATCTCAAGCCCAGCAACGTGTTCGTCACCAAGACCGGAACGGTGAAGATTCTCGACTTCGGTGTGGCGACGATCCTCGCGCGGACCCAGGCCATCCAAGGCTCGTCGGGGACGCCGCTGTACATGTCGCCGGAGCAATGGAAGGGAGAGGTCCAAGACGCTCGCGCCGACATCTGGGCCGCGGGGGTCATGCTGTATCATCTCCTCAGCGGTGTTTTCCCTTTCCCCGGGGGGAGCGCCGGCTCGCTGCGCGATGCCGTCATCTCGCCCGATCCCGCGCCTTCGTTGCGTCATGCACGGCCCGATCTGCCCGAAGAGGCGGAAGAGATCGCGCAACGCGCACTGAAGAAGAACCTCGCCGAACGGTACGGGACCGCGGAGGAGTTGCTCGACGCACTCGTTGCCCTCGAGGTTGCGCTCACGCACTCCATCCGTACGCGCGGTGCAGCCAACGAGCGCTCCCCGCAGTCCAAGCCCGAACGACGCCAGACGACGGTCTTGTCCTGCTCTCTCCACGATGTACCGCTGCTCTCGGAGGAAGTGCGATTCGAGGACATCGGCGAATTGTTCGACGACTTCGCCGAAATTTGCGCCACCGTGGTGACGGAACTCGAAGGTACCGTCCTGTCGGCCTTCAGCCCGCGTGTCGTGGCGTGCTTCGGCTATCCGATCGCCCACGAGGACAACGCCCAGCGCGCGCTGCGTGCGGCTTCCTTGATCGTCGACGCGATCCGGCACCGAACACAGGAAGGTGGCTCGGCTCCTGCCGCGCGCATCGGAATCAGCACGAGCTTCTCGAGGACGCGTCGCACGGAGGGGCGCTCCGCGTCGCCCATCCTCCATGGTGATGCGCCGCTCGTCGCCCAATGGCTCGAACAGCGCGCCGGGCAGAACGAGATCCTCATCGAGCACGTCACGCACCTTTTGGTGCGAGGTACATTCCACCTCGAGCCGCTGGGGGAATCCGTGCCCGACGGGGCAACACGGGCCGTGCATACGTACCGGGTGCTCGGGCCCAAGGACACGTCGTCGCGGTTCGATCCTGCCGCCGGTGGTACGCCGACCACGCTCGTCGGCCGCGAACGTGAGCTCGAGGAGCTGCGCGGGCTCTGGGAATCGACCAAGGCAGGCAAGAGTCAATTCGCATTGCTCGTCGGTGAAGCCGGTATTGGCAAGTCGAGATTGATCGAGGAGTACCTCGCCGGAATGGCGGGCGACGTGCGCATGATTCTGCGTTGCCAGTGCTGGCCGTATTTTCAAAATAGCGCATTCCAGCCGATCGTCGAATGCCTCGTACGTTGGCTCGGTGTGCGCGACGAGGCTCCGGCATCGGAGAAACTCGGGCTCCTCGAGACGCCGTTTGCAGCGGTCGATCTTTCGTTGACCGACCATCTACCGCCCCTCGCGGCGCTGCTCGGGATCCCTACGGGCGACTACTACGCACCGCCTGCGTCGAGTCCCGTGTTGCTCAAGCAGCAAATCCTCGATGCGGTCGTGGCGCTACTTGGACATCTGGCGAAACGCCAGGCGCTGATCCTCGTGGTGGAAGACGCGCACTGGAGCGATGGTTCGACGCTCGAGTTGCTCGATCGATTGCTGGCCGACATGGTCGCGACGCGGCTCTTGGTGCTCGTGTCGGCGCGCCCGGAGTTCCGCTCGCCCTGGTCACAACGTTCGCACATGAAGCGACTCACGCTGCAGAGGCTCTCGCCCAACCAGTGCGCCGCGATGATTTCGTTCGCGAGCCAGGGGCGCCATTTCCCCGCGCCCATCGTGGAGCAGCTCGTGCACCGGACGGACGGGGTGCCGCTCTTCATCGAGGAGCTCACCCACAAGGTCGCCGACACGATGCAGGACGCCGAACGGCACGGACGTGTGTTCGAGGTCGATTCATTTGCTTCCAATCGAATTCCGGCGACCCTCGACGCGCTCTTGAGTGCGCGCCTCGACGCCCTCCCGCAAGAGGGCCAGGACGTCGCGCATCTCATCGCGGTTCTCGGCCGCGATGCGACGTACGATCTCATCGCCAAGACGTCGGAGCTCGGCGAGGTGGCGCTGCGCGCTGGGCTGATGCAGCTGGTGGAGGCTGGCCTACTGCACCAGCAAGGCCGTGGTTCGGAAGTGCGGTATGCGTTCAAGCATGCCTTGGTGAAGGATGCGGTCTACCAATCCCTTTTGAAGAACAAGCGTGCGCACCTCCACCGGCGCGCGGCCAACGCAATGATCGAGCACTTTCCAGGTGTGGCCCGGCAACAGCCGGAGCTCGTTGCCGAGCATTGCAAGGAGGCGGGGCTTCACGAGGAGGCGGTGACCTATTTCGAAAAGGCTGCGCAACGCGCGGACCAGCGTGCGGCCATCGAGGATGCCGCGGCACACTTCGAGCGCGCGAACGCCGAGCTGCGGATGCTTCCGGAAAGCCCAGCGCGCGAGCGGCGCGAGATCGCCATGCAGCTCGCACGCGCCACCGGGCTCATGGCCCGCGGAGCCATTGCGCTGGGTGCGTTCGACCCCGAGCTGGTGGCGCGCGCCGAGCGATCCGACGATCCGATCCTCATGGTGCACGCGCACAACGCGATTGGATTTGCCGCGCTGATGGCGGGTGATCTCATCTTGGGCCGCAAGCACGCGACGGCGGCGCTCACCCTCTACGATGCGCGGGAGCATGAGATGCTCGAGCAGCGCCATAGCGGCATGGTTCCCAGCGTCTTCAGCGGGATCCAGCTCGTTTGGGCGTGCGGGGTCCTTGCCGATGGCGACCGCGCCGTGGAATATGGACGCAATGCCGTTCAGTGTGCACGGCGCAATCGCCATCCGTACAGCGAAGCAGTTGCCATGGTCCATCTGGCCTGCTGGCACAACTATCGCGGCGAATTCGACGAGGGCCGGCGCCTGGCCGATGAAACGGCGCTAATTTCCAAAGAGGACGGGTTCGCACTCCCGCTGGCGATGGCCAAAGTGGTGCGCGGTTGGTCTCGGCGGAGCACGGGCGACCTCGCCGGCTCTCGCGAGGTCGCCGAGGGCGTCGCCGACCGATTCAAGGTAAGCTCGAGGCTCGCGATTTTGTTTGCCGTGCTCGCGTGCATTCAATTGGAGGATGCCGAGTACGACGACGCCTCGAAGACGATTGATCATGCCATGGTCCTCGTCGAGACGCGAAGCGAATTGCTTTTCGAGGCGGAGCTCCTGCGAATCCGCGGCGAAATCCTGCTCGGCTCGGGCGGGGATCCCGAGCGTGCACTCGCCTATTTCGACCGCGGCCTCGAGGTCGCGCGGCGGCAACAGGCAAAGGCTTGGGAGCTGCGCCTCGCATGCAGCTACGCGCGCCTCTTGGCAAAGCTGGGTCGCCCCGACGATGCGCGAGCGGCCCTTGCGCCCGTCGTCGCACAGTTCACCGAGGGGCCGGACACCCTCGACCTGCACCGCGCCCGCGCGCTCCTCTGCGAGATTTAA